A stretch of Comamonadaceae bacterium M7527 DNA encodes these proteins:
- a CDS encoding DUF904 domain-containing protein, translated as MATHEQLEQLTQRVERLLLRHEELQRSYALLQDELDVCHRDRDLLKMRLSAAKQRMDALITGLPQPLSDPSAASAQPEDTQP; from the coding sequence ATGGCCACACATGAACAACTTGAACAACTAACCCAGCGCGTTGAGCGCTTGTTGTTGCGTCACGAGGAGCTACAGCGCTCCTACGCTTTGCTACAAGACGAGCTAGACGTCTGCCATCGCGACCGCGACTTGCTAAAAATGCGCTTGTCCGCGGCCAAACAACGTATGGACGCATTGATAACTGGTCTGCCACAGCCGCTGTCAGACCCGTCAGCTGCATCAGCGCAACCCGAGGACACTCAGCCATGA